The following proteins come from a genomic window of Aequorivita marisscotiae:
- a CDS encoding addiction module antidote protein, with protein METTKFDIADYLDSEDMIAEYLNTVLEDGDSADLIVAIGHIAKSIGMTKIAEKTGMSRPSLYKALSDGAKPQFGTIMKVLKAIGGQINVKPISA; from the coding sequence ATGGAAACCACTAAATTTGACATAGCGGACTATTTGGACAGCGAAGACATGATTGCTGAATATCTCAATACAGTTCTCGAAGATGGAGACAGTGCTGATTTGATAGTAGCGATCGGGCATATTGCAAAGTCAATCGGAATGACCAAAATTGCGGAGAAAACTGGAATGAGCAGACCAAGTCTATACAAAGCATTATCCGATGGGGCGAAACCACAATTTGGAACAATAATGAAGGTGCTGAAAGCCATTGGTGGTCAAATCAACGTGAAACCAATATCAGCGTAA
- a CDS encoding type II toxin-antitoxin system RelE/ParE family toxin: MIITEKTSEFDKWIRKLKDIRAKSKILFRIQKLETDEHFGDCKPIGDGISEMRINYAKGYRLYFKEKDNKIVILLIGGDKASQQKDIEKAKKIWNRIKND, encoded by the coding sequence ATGATAATTACCGAAAAAACATCTGAATTCGATAAGTGGATTAGAAAGCTAAAAGACATTCGGGCAAAATCTAAAATACTTTTCCGAATTCAAAAACTTGAAACGGATGAACACTTCGGAGATTGTAAACCTATCGGTGACGGAATTAGTGAGATGAGAATTAATTATGCTAAAGGCTACCGACTATATTTTAAAGAAAAAGACAACAAAATCGTAATCCTTTTAATTGGTGGAGATAAAGCAAGTCAACAAAAGGACATAGAGAAAGCGAAAAAAATCTGGAACAGAATAAAAAATGATTGA